The DNA window TTTCCTTGCCAAGCGCCTTCAAGGCCGTCAAAGCCGTTGCCGATTCCAGATGAGACTTTGCCCAGTGGTCGAACTTCTGGTCCGAGTTCGGTAAGTCCTTGATGGTTTTCAAAGCCAGTGAAGACCGGCAATTCTGGCTGACTTGGTTCAATCACCAACTCCCCTACACTGCGTGGCGATTCATCCACAATTGTGATGGCATCTAGCAGGCCAAGGCCCTCAATCATTCCACCATCTGGGTTGGGCAACTGGCGACCAATTATCTGAAAGCCAGCACACACGGCAAACAAACTAGCGCCTCGGTCGATTGCCACTGAGAGTCCACCATCTTTTTGCAGCATACGAAGGCTTGCTGTTTGTGGTCCGTCTTCGCCCCCGCCAATCAAATAGATGTCGCCTGATGTGGGTACGGGCATGTGTGGCGTAACTTCCACGAGTTCGCAATCCAGGCCACGGGCTTTAGCACGATGTATCAACACCTCTGCATTGCCCTGATCGCCATAAGTGCCCATGAGGTCGTGATACAACCGGACTATTGAGATGGTCATGTGCGACCACCTGTCCTGACATTCAAACCCATTTGCTGCGCGGCCAAATCTTGAAATGCGGTGTAGCTGGCAACCGCATCAATTGGTTGGTCGTCAAAAAGTGCAACTGCCTGCTCAAAGGAAGAAACAACCTGCGGCACAATGCCCTGCACACTGATTCGATAGGCCACATCGCGTCGGCGCTCACTAACACAGATCACTTGCTTTCCCTGCAAACAGCGGTAATCCACATCCCACAGCCACGAAGTGTCCTTGCCATCAATGCCTCTGGCATTTACCGCCAAGATCACATTTGGGGCGCTGACTTGAGCAAGTGAGGTACGCCAACTCTCGGGATTTTTAGCAAGACGAGTGTGAACTAATCGCCCAGCCACTATGTTGTCGGCAACTCGGTCGGGCGGGTTGGCAGTTAATTTCGCAGCAGTCTCCACGGGCACAACTGCCCCCATCAACCGAGCGGCTTCAATAACTAGTACTGCATTGCGAGCTGGACCACTTAAACTGCGCTCACCTCGAACTGTTGCTAACTTGCTGCCTAGTCCACACGAACACTGGTAATCACCTGCAGTCCAGTCCAAAAGTTCACTGCAATTCGGACAGGTGGCGGCGTCGGGATGTCTACGACCACCAAAGGTAACTCGCAAAACATGGCCAGCATTTGCCACCGCATATTCCAAAAATGGATCATCGCGGTCAATAACTAGTGTGACATCATCGCGGGTGAAATGGTCGTGCCATAACTGTGCGACTTTGCGCACTTCACCAGTTCGATGAAGTTGGTCGCGAGAGAGATTCAACAGCACAATCACTTTCGGCTGCATCAGATCGTACATTTGGGGCAGATAAAGTTCATCAACTTCAAGAACTACATACCGATTGCGCGGCTTTGCTGCCAAAGCTGCAGCAATTCCCGAGCGCATGTTTGCCCCATAAACTGAGGTGCTTACATCTTCGTCGGTGCCATCAGCCAGCACTCTGGCCAAATTTGCAGTGGTAGTGGTCTTGCCGTTTGTGCCACTGACCAAAACAATGTCACGACCGCTTGCCAGTTTTTTGATCGCCTGTGGATCGATGGCCAGAAGCGCTTGACCTCGAATAGATTCGCCCCGACCTCGACCTAAGGCTTTGGATGCAACACCGGCAATCTCCCCAACAGCGCTTGCCACACCAAGGCGTAGCGATTTAGACATGAGGCAGATTAGTCGGCGAAATTGCCGCGATAGTACTCAAATACGAGCCCGAAAACGCCAAACAGAATGGTTGCTACACCGAGCACCATCAACCACTGCGCAAAGACAAAACCAAGCACAAAGATGAAAGTTGATAGCCCGATAACAAATGGCCACCATGAATGTGGTGAAAAGAAGCCGTAATTGGTATCGGCATCTTCTATGTTTGCGGTTGGGACGTCTTCAGGCAAAACCCCAACTCGCCGACCAGTGAACAGACTGTAGAAAGCGATTAGAAATGCCAGGCCAGCGGTAAGTGCAATGGCTGTTGTGCCGATTACTTCACCTGTCATAAACCAGTAAATTACGGCGATTAGCGAATAGAAAATTGCGCCGGCTCCGAAAAGGCGTCCACCTACGATCATGATTAGTGTCCTGTTCCATTGCTCGTTAGGCCATCCACTATTTGCTTGCGCGTTGCCACATCTAAACCTGAAATCTCAGGATGATGTAGGTCGAAAGCTGGGCGTTCACTGCGAATGCGCGGAATGGTGATGAAGTTGTGTCGCGGCGGTGGACAGGATGTCGCCCACTCAAGCGAACAGCCCCAGCCCCAGGGATCGTCCTCGGTGACTTTTGGTGCGTACTTGGCAGTTTTGATGATGTTCCATAAGAAGGGGAAAGTTGATGCGCCCAGCACGAAAGCGCCAACAGTTGAGACCATGTTCAAAGTGGTGAAGCCATCGCTGGCCAAATAGTCGGCGTAGCGACGGGGCATACCAACCACACCTAACCAGTGCTGAACCAGGAAGGTTAGGTGAAAGCCAATGAATAATGTCCAGAAGTGGAGTTTGCCTAAGCGCTCATCGAGCATTTTGCCAGTGAGCTTTGGCCACCAGAAATAAAATCCGGCAAACATCGCAAACACCACGGTGCCAAAGACAACATAGTGGAAGTGGGCTACGACGAAGTATGTATCACTGACATGGAAATCCAGTGGTGGAGCTGCCAATATGATGCCCGTCAGGCCGCCGAACAGGAAGGTTGCTAAGAAGCCGATGGTCCAAAGCATGGGAGTTTCAAATGTGACCGATCCACCCCACATAGTGCCGATCCAGTTGAAGAACTTCACGCCAGTTGGCACGGCAATTAGCATCGTCATGAAACTGAAAAATGGCAGATTCACTGCGCCCGTTACGTACATGTGGTGCGCCCAAACTGCTACCGACAGTCCAGCAATTGCGATGGTGGCAAATACCAAACCCTTGTAACCAAAGATTGGCTTACGGCTAAAGACTGGCAAGATTTCGGTGGCGATACCGAAAAATGGCAGTGCCAAAATGTAGACCTCAGGATGACCAAAGAACCAGAACAAGTGCTGCCACAAGATGGCGCCACCATTGGCTGCGTCAAAAACTTGTGCACCAAACTTTCGATCGGCTTCAAGCATCAACATAGCTGCCGCTAGGACTGGGAAAGCCATCAAAACTAGAACACTAGTTAGCAGAACATTCCAGGTGAAGATTGGCATGCGAAACATCGTCATTCCAGGTGCGCGCATGGTGAAAATTGTCGTGATGAAATTTACTGAACCCAAAATGGATGCCATACCGCTCATGGTCAAACCCATGATCCAAAGGTCTGAACCAACATTTGGTGAATTAACCACATTCGAAAGCGGCGAGTAGGCAAACCAACCAAAGGCAGCCGCGCCACCTGGAGTTAGGAAGCCAAGCATCACGGTCAGACCACCGAATAGGTAGAGCCAGTAACTAATCATGTTTAGTCGCGGGAAAGCCACATCAGGTGAGCCGATCTGCAGCGGCATGATTGCATTAGCAAAGCCGGCAAATAGTGATGTTGCAAACAAGAACAACATCAAGGTGCCATGCATTGTGAAGAGCTGGTTGTACTGCTCGTT is part of the Actinomycetota bacterium genome and encodes:
- a CDS encoding cytochrome c oxidase subunit 4 — protein: MIVGGRLFGAGAIFYSLIAVIYWFMTGEVIGTTAIALTAGLAFLIAFYSLFTGRRVGVLPEDVPTANIEDADTNYGFFSPHSWWPFVIGLSTFIFVLGFVFAQWLMVLGVATILFGVFGLVFEYYRGNFAD
- a CDS encoding glutamine amidotransferase produces the protein MTISIVRLYHDLMGTYGDQGNAEVLIHRAKARGLDCELVEVTPHMPVPTSGDIYLIGGGEDGPQTASLRMLQKDGGLSVAIDRGASLFAVCAGFQIIGRQLPNPDGGMIEGLGLLDAITIVDESPRSVGELVIEPSQPELPVFTGFENHQGLTELGPEVRPLGKVSSGIGNGFDGLEGAWQGNIIATYMHGPALARNPELADIVLKGVVGELTPYDDDFANELARERRATLATK
- a CDS encoding DUF1727 domain-containing protein, with protein sequence MSKSLRLGVASAVGEIAGVASKALGRGRGESIRGQALLAIDPQAIKKLASGRDIVLVSGTNGKTTTTANLARVLADGTDEDVSTSVYGANMRSGIAAALAAKPRNRYVVLEVDELYLPQMYDLMQPKVIVLLNLSRDQLHRTGEVRKVAQLWHDHFTRDDVTLVIDRDDPFLEYAVANAGHVLRVTFGGRRHPDAATCPNCSELLDWTAGDYQCSCGLGSKLATVRGERSLSGPARNAVLVIEAARLMGAVVPVETAAKLTANPPDRVADNIVAGRLVHTRLAKNPESWRTSLAQVSAPNVILAVNARGIDGKDTSWLWDVDYRCLQGKQVICVSERRRDVAYRISVQGIVPQVVSSFEQAVALFDDQPIDAVASYTAFQDLAAQQMGLNVRTGGRT
- the ctaD gene encoding cytochrome c oxidase subunit I, yielding MAIIDKPILETTSTQPIGAPRRKTSKGRLVVSWITSTDHKVIGNLYLITSFAFFLIAGLMALIMRAELARPGLQFISNEQYNQLFTMHGTLMLFLFATSLFAGFANAIMPLQIGSPDVAFPRLNMISYWLYLFGGLTVMLGFLTPGGAAAFGWFAYSPLSNVVNSPNVGSDLWIMGLTMSGMASILGSVNFITTIFTMRAPGMTMFRMPIFTWNVLLTSVLVLMAFPVLAAAMLMLEADRKFGAQVFDAANGGAILWQHLFWFFGHPEVYILALPFFGIATEILPVFSRKPIFGYKGLVFATIAIAGLSVAVWAHHMYVTGAVNLPFFSFMTMLIAVPTGVKFFNWIGTMWGGSVTFETPMLWTIGFLATFLFGGLTGIILAAPPLDFHVSDTYFVVAHFHYVVFGTVVFAMFAGFYFWWPKLTGKMLDERLGKLHFWTLFIGFHLTFLVQHWLGVVGMPRRYADYLASDGFTTLNMVSTVGAFVLGASTFPFLWNIIKTAKYAPKVTEDDPWGWGCSLEWATSCPPPRHNFITIPRIRSERPAFDLHHPEISGLDVATRKQIVDGLTSNGTGH